Genomic DNA from Klebsiella variicola:
TCGCGTCGTTGCAGACTCAGCATCATGCCTCCTTAACGCAGACGGGCCGCGCTGGTGTCGACCGCCTTGAGGGCGACGTCGGGCGTGGCTTTACCCTGCAGTACCGACTGAAGCTGCTGTTGCAGGGTGTTTGACAGGCGCGAGTAATCTGCCGTTTCGGGACGAGAGAGCATCACGTTCAACGACTTGTCGGCGGCGGCGATCAGGCTCTCCTGGCCTTTGGCAACGGCAGGATCCTGGTACGAGGCTTTCCACACCGGCAAGCTCAGTTTGGCATACTTGTCCTGTACCGGCTGGGAGGTCAGATAGTGAATATACTGCCAGGCCTCTTCCGGATGCTGACTGGCTTTGGCGATGCCCAGGCCCATTGAACCGTTGACGGCGCCGGGTTTATCCGGGGTATCGCCTGGGGCGGGGACAATGCCAACATCACCTGCGACTTTACTCTGTTTCGGATCGTTGGCCATGTTGTACATATAGGTCCAGTTGAGCGCAAAGGCGGCGTCGCCATTGGAGAAAGCCTTACGCACATCCTCCTCAAGATATTCACGTGATGCCGGGTTGCTCAGCCCCTGATCGAGCGAGGTTTTCATCAGCGTGACCGCTTTCAGCGAGGCGGGCGTCGAAAAATCGAGCTTGCCGTTCTGGTAGAAGCTCCCGCCGAAGCCGGAGACGAGGGTGGTGTAATCGCAGACCAGCGCTTCCGCTTGCGACCAGCTCCAGACCAGAGGATATTTAACAATCCCTTTGTCCTTAAGCACTTTGGCGTCGTCCATTACCTGCTGCCAGCTGGCAGGCGGCGTTTTGATCCCCGCTTTGTCCAGCATGGCTTTGTTGTAGTACAGATATTTGGTGTCGAGGATCCACGGCATGCCGAGGGTTTTGCCTTGATACACCACGGTATTCATCGCCCCGGGGAAAATCTTTTCGCGCTCGTCGGCGGCAATCCGTGAGGAGACATCCTGCAGCAGATCGTAGCGGCTAAACTCCGCCGGCCAGATCGCGTCGAACAGCACCACGTCGTAGCCGTTACCCCCTGCGCCGCGGGCGGCGACGATCTTGTCGTGCAGCGCTTCATAGGGGACGAATTCGAGATTGACCTTCACGTCAGGGTGTTGCTTTTCGAAGTCACTGGTCATCGCGCGAATGTCGTTTTCGCTATAGGCCGCCTGGGTCATGAACAGGGCATTAATCTGGGTCGCTGCGCTGACGCTCCCGCTGATAACGAGCATCGCCAGCAGACAGGCGTTGACCCGTAGTGCGCTGTGGTATTTCATCTTTGCTCTCCGCTGTGCTGTACTGAAAGGGGTTATGATTTATTAAATCAATTTGATTGATTTAATCAGGGCGACAATATCGGCGACATCTCCCGAGGGGCCCCAGCACTAAGCGTAGCAAAGGGTATGCCATCGCGAAGACCCGCCTGCGCGGGTCGTTGTCAGATCTGTGATGCCGGCTAAAATTTCACCAGTCCAGCCTGGAAGGGAAACGATGAAAACATCAGGTACAAACCTTGAACATGCCCGGGTGCATAACCGCCGGGTGATCATTGAGGCGGTGCGTTTACATGGCGAGCTGACCCGCGCCGAGCTGGCGCGGCTGACCGCGCTGACCCCGCAGACCGTGTCGAATATTGTGGCGGAGCTGGAGCAGATGGATCTCCTGACCAGCCACCAACCGCGGCGCGCCAGCGGCCGTGGACAGCCAGCGGTGCCGGTGAGCCTCAATCCCGCCAGCGCCTGGTCAATTGGCATCCATCTTGATCATCAGACGCTGATTGTGGTGCTGGTGGATCTGGCCGGCGAGGTCCATTTTCGCCGACTCATTCTGGTGCAAAAGCCCCAGCCTGGTGCGACCTTTGCCCGCCTCGCTGAGGTGCTGAATGAGATCCGTGCGCTGCCGACGCTGGACTGGTCGCGGGTGCTGGGGATGGGGGTCGTGATGCCGGGGCCCTTTGGCGTGGAAGGGATCTCGTCGACGGGACCCACGACGCTCAACGGCTGGGAAGGGGTCGATGTAGCGGCGGAGCTCGGGCGACTCAGCGGCCTGCCAGTGACTCTCGAAAACGACGCCACGGTGGCCGCCATTGGCGAACGCTTTCACGGCGTGGCGCGGCAGCTCAACTCTTTTGTCTATCTCTATATTGGCACCGGTCTGGGCGCCGGTATTTTTACCGATGGTCATGTGTATACCGGCCATGCCCATAACGCCGGTGAGGTCGGGCATATTGTGGTCGCGCCGAACGGTCGCCCTTGCTATTGCGGGAATGAGGGATGCCTTGAGCGCTATGTTTCGCTGCAGGCGGCCTATGAGTTTTGCGGCCTCGACCCCTATCGCGCGCTGCCGGAAGATCTGCTGTCGGTGGACGCTGCGCTTTTCGACCAGTGGATCACCAGCATCCTGGCGCCGTTGCGTCAGGCGATCAATTTGCTGGAGTGCGTCTTCGATGCCGAGACGGTGGTGGTGGGCGGTATGATGCCCGCCCCCTTGCTGGAGAAAGTGCTGGCGCGGCTGCCGCCGCTGTATCAGTCTGTGCGCGGGCGTTACCTGCCGGCGCAGCGTGTCAAAATGGGGATGACCGGCACCGATACTGCCGCGCTGGGCGCCGCTGCGCTGCCAATCTTTGATGAATTTAATCCGCAGTTTCAGGTGTTGATGAAAGCGGTGAATACAAACGCGCTTTTTGGCAAAGCTAAGTAAATTAAATACTTTGTTATTTAACGTGTTATCTCACATCTTCGGAGGGAATGAGGCAACACGGCAAGGTATCGGAAGTGACGGAAAAGAAGACGGCTGTCTATGTGGATGATCAACAGCGCATCCTGATCCGCCAGCTGGCGCGCAGCTGGCTGTGGCGCAGCGAGCTGCCGACATGGCTGCTGATTGTGACGGTTTACGGCGGCTGGTTTGCCTGCGTGGCGGGCTGGCAGACGCTGGGTTTGATGCCGGCCACGCTGCTGCTGATCTGGTTTACCACCTGGTATATGTCCTTACAGCACGAGCTTATCCATGGGCATCCCACCCGGCTGGCATGGTTTAACCAGCTGTTGGGGACGCTGCCGCTGGCGGTCTGGTATCCCTATGGCATCTACCGCGACAGCCACCTGGCGCACCATCGCAACCATCTGCTGACGCACCCCGAGGACGACCCCGAATCGTACTATGTGACGGCGGAAAGCTGGCAGCGCTTCTCAGCCTGGCAGCGCCGTCTTATCCACCTGCGCAACACCTTCTGGGGGCGTCTGCTGCTGGCGCCGCTGATGGATATTATTCACACCCTGAACCGCGCGCTGCGGGCTTTCCGCGAGGGTGACCGCCGCGCTATCGCCATGTGGAGTCTGCATCTGTTGCTGCTGACGGGCCTGCTGACCTGGATGGCGGCGCAGGGTTTTTCCCCACTGTGGTTTGTGCTGGCGGTGAGCTACCCGGCGCTGGCCCTGACCAAAGTGCGCTCTTTTCTCGAACACCGCGCCGCGGATGACCCGCTGGCCCGCTCGGTGATCAACGAGGCCGGGCTCCCCTGGCGGGTGCTGTTCCTCAATCTCAACTACCATGCGGTGCATCATGACCTGCCAGGGGTCCCCTGGTACGCTTTACGTCAGCTGTATCTGCATCGCCAGACGGCTTATCTGCAGCGTAATCAGGGGTTCCTGGTGCGTGGGTACGGCGAGTGGCGACGCCATTTTGGCCGCCGGGCGGTGGCGGTGAACGCCCATCCGGGCTTTGGCGAGCAGGCGCAAGCGGGAGGAGAACATGGCTGAACGCATGACCTTTCCGATGTATGCCATCCACCGTCAACAGACCCAGGCCCTGTGGCAGGCGGTGCAGTCGCTGCTGGCCGAACGCGGCGTGACCGTGACGGGAGATCCTCCGGCGGCTGACCCCGAGGATCTGCTGGACCACTGGCGCCAGCCGACGCTGTTGCTGAGCCAGACCTGCGGCTACCCGCTGGTGACCCAGCTGCCGGAGGTGCAGACGGTGGGCTGTTTCCACTACGCCGCGCCCGGTTGTGAAGGGCGCCGCTACCGCAGCCTGTTGGTGGTCCGCGAAGCGGATAGTCATCGGATGCTGGGGGACTTTTTTGGCCGTCGGGCCGCGTGCAATGCCGAGCACTCGCAGTCCGGCTACAACGTGCTGCGTAAAATGGTCGCGCCGCTCTCCCGGGAGGGGCGATTTTTTTCGGCGGTGGTGTTCAGCGGCAGCCATCGGCAGTCGCTGCGCGAGCTGCAGCAGGAAAACGCCGATATCGCCGCCATCGACTGCGTGACCTACGCGCTGCTGCAGCGCCATCAGCCGCAGGTCCTGGCAGGCCTGGTGGCGATCGGCTGGAGCCCGGCCGCGCCAGGGCTGCCGCTGATCACCGCCGGCGCCACTCCGGCGGCGACGCTGAATAGCCTGCGCGAGGCGCTCCAGCAGTTAGTGAGCGATGCGCGCTATCGTCCCCTGTGCGATGCCTTGCTGATCTGCGGCTATAGCGATATGCCGCGGGAGGCCTATGCGCCGCTGCTGGCGTGGCGGGATGAGGCCGCGGCGCTGGGAGTCAGCCAGCTATAGGTAAAATGCCCCGGCCAGCGGTCTGTGCCGGGGCGGGCCACGTCGGGCTACGGCGCGGTGAAGCGGTTTTCCACCGCGGGCAGACCGAGCTTTTCACGCAGGGTGCCGGGCGGGTAGCGATCGCGCATGACGCCGTTACGCTGCAGAATCGGCACCACCTGGTCAACAAAGCGGTCAAAGTCTCCCGGCAGCAGCGGGAACATCAGGTTGAACCCATCGGCGGCGCCCGCCTGCCAGGTCTCCGTTAAGGTGGCGGCAATCTCCTCGGCGCTGCCCAGCAGCAGCCAGCTATCGGAACTCTGTAATAACAATTTCCCCAACTCCAGCAGGGTGAGCCGTGGATCGTACTGGCGGATAAGCTTCAGCGCCGTGCGGATGCCATCAAAGCTCTCTTCATCGGGGAGCGGCGGCAGGGGTTGGTCCCGTGGCAGGGGGCTGAGATCCATCCGAAGATAAGAGGAGAGCAGGTCGATAGCCATCTGGTCGCTCATCAGCTGCTCGTTAAGCTGCTGGCGGGCCGCCTTTTCCTCGCTGGAGTTCACCACCACCGGCAGGACCCCGGCGATAATTTTGAAATGGGCCGGATCGCGCCCGTGCTGGCGCAGCCGCTGGTTCATCTCTTCGCGATAGGCCAGCCCCTCGGCGATCGAGTGAATAAACACGAAGTGCATATCAGACCAGGCGGCGGCCAGCGCTTTTCCCGCCTCTGAAGAGCCGGCCTGCACCAGCAGCGGATGGCCCTGCGGCGGGCGAGGGACGTTGAGCGGGCCGCGCACGCGAAAGTACTCGCCCTGATAGTCGAGGTGATGCACCTTGCCGGCATCGGCGAATAATCCGTGCGCTTTATCGAAGATCGCCGCGCCATCTTCCCAGGAATCCCACAGGCGAGTGACCACGTCGATGAATTCATTGGCCCGCTGGTAGCGGGTGCCGTGGCGGGGAAGCTGCTCCAGACCGAAGTTTGCCGCCTCTTCTTCCAGCCACGACGTCACCACATTCCAGCTGGCCCGGCCATTGCTGAGGAAATCCAGCGAGGCAAAGTAGCGCGCCAGGTTATAGGGTTCGTTATAGGAGGTCGACGCGGTGGCCATCAGACCGATATGCTCCGTCACCGCGGCGAGGGCGGAGAGCAGCGTCAGGGGTTCAAGCCGGGCGTTGGCATAGTGGGTCAGGCCGCTGGGCACCGTATCCCACACCGCGATATGGTCGGCGACAAAGATAGCGTCGAGGGTCGCCGCTTCGGCCTTGCGCGCCAGACTGGCGTAATAGTTGAGGGTAAATATTTCCGCTTCTGGTGCGTCAGGGTGACGCCAGGAGAAACGGTAATCCCCCTGCGGGTTATAAAAGAACAGGTTCAGGATCATGTGTCGGGTAGACATAGCGTGGACTCGCGGCTGAACGCCATCCGTGGCGGGGTGACGGTCAGTGTTGGGTGAGGTTGGCATTAACCCATTGCTCGGCGACGGCTGCCGGATCTTTATGCTGGAGATCCACCTGCTGGTTGAGGGCAATCAGCGTGGCATTGTCCAGCTTGCCGGAAACCTCATTGAGCACGGCGCTGATCTCCGGCGTCAGACTGGCTTTGCGCACCAGCGGCACCACGTTCTGACTCGGTTGTTCATGTTTATCATCCTCGAGGACCACCCATTTCTCCTTCGCCAGGTTGCCCTGGGTGGAGACGACCGTCGCGACGTCGATTTTGCCCGAATTGAGCGCCAGCCGGGTCAGCGGCCCGCCCATGTCCAGCGATTTCACCGCTTTGAACTCAAGTCCATAGACGCGCTTCAGCCCCGGCAGGCCCAGGGCGCGTACCGCCAGCTCCGGTGGTCCGCCGATCACCAACTGCGGGGCGACGGGCTTCAGGTCGGAGAGGGTGCGCAGATGGTATTTCTCCGCGGTCTCGGCACGTACCGCCCAGGCGGTGATCGAGGTGGCCGGGGCCGGGTTCAACAGGGTGAAATCGGCGGGCAGGGCCTGGGCCAGCTCAGCGCTAACGGCCTGCTGGCTGGTGGCCTCGGTCTTGCCGTTATAGAAATTGAGCAGGGCGCCAAGATATTCCGGAACGATATCGATCTCACCGCTCTGCAGCGCCGGAATAATAATTTCCCGGTTGCCAAGGTTGAGACGGGTGTTGGCCTCGATATGATTTTTCTTTAACGCGCTGGCGTAGATGTTGGCGAGAATGGAGCTTTCGGTAAAATTGGCCCCGCCCACCGTGACGCTGGCGGCAAAGGTGCTAACGCTCAGGCTGAAGAGCCCGGCGGCCAGCAGCGAGAGACGAAATCGACGGGCGGTGACGGCCTTGCCAAATAATTGCTTCATAATACCTCTTTTATTTTCAGGTTAATCAGCCCCAGGCGCTGGGGTCATGTCAGTTTCACGCTAATAAGGCGCGGCAATACGGCGATGAACCAGGCGGCCGGCGCAGCGGGCGAAAAGCAGTTCACCGCCTATCGCCAGCAGGGAAACCACCAGCGAGCCGCCGATCACCTGCGGGATATCCCGCTGCCCGAGGCCGTCGATCAGAAAACGTCCCAGCCCGCCCAGACCGGCATAGGCCGCGACCACCGCCGTGGCGATAAGCTGAACCAGCGCCGTGCGCACACCGGCGAGGATCAGCGGCGCCGCCAGGGGGATCCGCACCTGCCACAGGCTTTGCCAGGGGGTCATGCCCAGCGCGATGGCCGCATCGCACAGCGGGCGATCGGCGTGATAAATCCCCACCCAGGTGTTAGTGAGGATGGGCGGGATCGAGAGCGCAATAAGCGCCGCCAGCACCGGGATATCGTTAAAGCCAAAAACGATGATGCATAATAAAATCAGCCCTAACGAAGGAATGGCGCGGCCAAGATTAAACAGGTTAATCACCACGAAGGCCCCTTTGCGCCAGTAGCCCAGCGCGATGCCGAGCGGCAGGGCAATGGCGCAGGCCACGGCCATACTGACCAGCACGTAATAAAGGTGTTGGCCCAGGCGCAGCAAGATGCCCTCGTCACCCAGCCAGTGCTCCGGCTGGGTTAGCCAGTGAAAAGTAGCAAGAAGCAGGGTCATCATTCCGTCCACGGCGCTAGCCAGTCGCCGAGACGGGCAATCAGCCCGTCAAAGACCAGCGACAGGAGCAGGCTCAGGACCAGGCTAACGACTATCGGCGTCAGAAAGTCCTGATTAAAACCCGCCAGCAGTAGCTGCCCCAGCCCGCCCTGGCCGATCAGCGCAGTGACGGTGACCAGGCCGACCAGCGTCACCGAGGCAATGCGCAGCCCGGCAAACAGAGAGGGCAGTAGCAGCCACAGCTCGATATCGAAGAAGCGGAACCCGCGGGTGTAGCCGAGCGCCCGCGCGGACTCCAGCGCCGCCTGCGGCAGCTTCTCCATGCCGGCCAGCACGTTGCGCAGCAGGATCAGCAGGGAGTACAGCGTCAGGCCAATCAGCGAGGTGGTCAGCGACAGCCCGGTAAACGGCAGCAATAAAATAAACAGCGCCAGCGAGGGAATGGTAAAGAGCACACCGCACAGGGTGATGAGCGGCTGCGCCGTCGCGGGCCAGCGTAAGGTCACCGCTAACAGGCCGCCGGTGAGCAGGGAGCCGAACAGCAGGGCCAGCAGGACCATCCGCGCATGCTGCCAGAGCAGATCGCCGATCATCGCGTGGTTATCGATAACCCAGCTCCAGTCAATCATGAGATCGCACCCCCACCGCGCCGTCGAGCACCTGCTGCAGCAGGGTGTGGGATACCGCCCCCTGGTATTGGCCTTCGTCATCCACATGCACCAGCACGCCGGTCGCCACGTCGAGCAGCGCGCTGTAGGCAAAACGCAGGCTGTGGCTGCTGGCGAGTGGGCGCTCCACCGGCAGGGTGAGGCCCCGCTGCGGATCGAACCAGTGCAGCGGGCGTCGCTGGCGGTCAAGCACCAGACGCAGCGGGCTGGCCAGCGGTGGATGGGTACTGGCGATCGGCGTCAGCGCTTCGTCGAGCAGGGGGACATCGTGACGCGGCAGCTGGCCGACCTGTATCATGCCCAGCCGCTTCAGATTGGGCTCCGGGCCGATAAAGCGGCGCACGAACTCGCTCGCCGGGTGGGCCAGAATACGGTCGGGTGTATCAAACTGCGCCAGCACGCCGCCTTCCTGGAAAATGGCGATTTTATCGCCGAGACGGATCGCTTCATTGATATCGTGGGTCACTAATACAATGGTTTTCTGCAGCCGCTGCTGCAGGAGCAAGAGCTCATCCTGGAGGCGTTCGCGGACCACCGGGTCGATGGCGGCGAAAGGCTCATCCATCAGTAAAATGGGCGGATCGGCGGCGATGGCTCGGGCGATGGCCACGCGACCCTGCTGGCCGCCGGAGAGCTGATGCGGATAGCGGTGCAGCAGATGACTATCGAGCGACATCAGCGCCACCAGTTCGTCAATCCGCGCGCGGATCCGTGCTTTGCTCCAGCCCGCCAGCCGCGGCACGGTCGCGATATTTTGCGCCACGGTACGATGGGGAAAGAGCGCAGCGCTTTGCATCACGAAGCCGATCTGGCGGCGGATCTGGATAATATCAGCGTCAGCGAGGCGGACGCCCTGAATATAGACGTCGCCGCTGTCGGGAATATCCAGCTGGTTAATCATGCGCAGGATAGTCGTTTTTCCGCAGCCGCTCGGGCCGACGAAGGTGCAGAATTCGCCATGATCAATATCCAGACTGAGGTCGCGAATGGCCGGCTGGGCGCTGCCTGGATAGGTTTTGCAAAGATGCGTTAATTTAATCATGGTGGAATTCAACACTCTGAATAATAAAGTCCTGACCCGGATAAAGTGGCGCCGGGATCCTGGCTCAAACTACAGAGCGCCTGCGGGGAGGGCAAATACGTTATTTGCATTTGCATAGTGAAAAGCTGGTTAATCAGTTGCTATGGAAGAGAGGCCGGGAAGTTGTTTTATGGATTTGTGATCGGCAACACAAATGACTCTCAAGCGGCCACCGTAAAAGATAAATTACCAGGGTTGATTTTAATCAAAGTATGACCGCCTGCGATATGGCGGAAAAAGCAGCGCCGTCCGCCGCAAAACAAAAACAAGATTGTGAATTTAATGTTTCTATCGTGTAAATAATGACCGCGCATTTTGCCCAACCGCCGGGGATAAAATGTGATGCCCGACCGGCTTGTCGTTAAATAACGGCGTTTATTACGTCTGCTTTTTATTGTTTACAGCATTAATTTAATTTTCGGCTTTCTTCTCACCCTGATAGCGCGGGTCGAATAACGTACAAAAGGCGTATTTTTTATCGCCATTTCGCTGTCGATGTTATCGCCATCAATTATTTTTATCCCCGCATTCGACCACAGTAAAAGGCGCGCAAATAGCGTTTATGATGCTTGTAATTTGTTGATTTTAATTTACTTATTCTGACTCGTGGCTCCTGCTTATCCTCCGCGGCGGAGCCTTTGTGAGAGCTCTCACATAACCCGGTGATCGCGATTTGTTACACTTTCCGCCGTCAACAAAGGAATGAAAGTGAGACGCGATGAATACTTTTTCTCTGCCTAAAACACAGCATCTGGTGGTTTTCCAGGAAGTGATCCGCAGTGGGTCAATCGGGGCCGGAGCAAAAGCGTTAGGACTCACTCAGCCGGCGGTCAGTAAAATCATTGGTGACATGGAAAGTTATTTTGGCAGCGAATTAATCGTCCGGCGAAATACCGGCGTCTCGCTCACCGAGGCCGGGCAGGTATTTCTCAACTGGTCAGAAGCGATCACCCGTGAAATGAAAAATATGGTCAATGAAATGAATGCTCTGACCAACAGCGCGGTGGTGGATGTCTCCTTTGGTTTCCCTTCGCTGGTCGGGTTTACCTTTATGTCGGAGATGGTGCATCAGTTTAAAATGACCTTCCCGAAGGCGCGGGTCTCAATGTATGAAGCGCAGCTCTCCGCTTTTTTACCGGCGATCCGCGACGGGCGTCTCGACTTCGCCATCGGGACGCTGAGCGATGAGATGAAACTGCAGGACCTGCACGTCGAGCCGCTGTTTGAGTCTGAGTTTGTGCTGGTGGCGAACCGGGCGCGGATCGGCAACGGCACCGTCCGTCTGGCCTCGCTCCAGCATGAGCAGTGGGTGCTGCCGGAGACCAATATGGGCTATTACAGCGAACTGCTGGCCACCCTGCAGCGCAGCGGCATCCGCCGCGAAAATATCGTCAATACCGATTCGGTGGTGACGATCTATAACCTGGTACTCAATGCCGATTTTCTGACGGTGATCCCCTGCGACATGACCACGCCGTTCGGCTCGAGCCAGTTTGTCACCATCCCCATTAAAGAGGCCTTGCCGGTGGCGCGCTATGCGGCGGTATGGTCGAAGAATTACCGGCTTAAAACCGCGGCGGCGTCGCTGGTGGAGATGGCGAAACAGTACTCTTCGGGGCAGGGAAACCGCCACTGGCAGCCAATCGAAATTGCCTGACTGATATTGATTAAATAACCCAACACACGTCCTCGCTGTTATCAGCAGGATGACGCCCGGTCATTGACTTTATATTAAGATACAGAGGCCATCATGCATATTACCTACGATCTTCCGGTATCCATTGACGATATTCTCGAGGCGAAGCAACGCCTGGCGGGAAAAATATATAAAACGGGCATGCCCCGCTC
This window encodes:
- a CDS encoding phosphate/phosphite/phosphonate ABC transporter substrate-binding protein, with translation MAERMTFPMYAIHRQQTQALWQAVQSLLAERGVTVTGDPPAADPEDLLDHWRQPTLLLSQTCGYPLVTQLPEVQTVGCFHYAAPGCEGRRYRSLLVVREADSHRMLGDFFGRRAACNAEHSQSGYNVLRKMVAPLSREGRFFSAVVFSGSHRQSLRELQQENADIAAIDCVTYALLQRHQPQVLAGLVAIGWSPAAPGLPLITAGATPAATLNSLREALQQLVSDARYRPLCDALLICGYSDMPREAYAPLLAWRDEAAALGVSQL
- a CDS encoding ROK family transcriptional regulator; translation: MKTSGTNLEHARVHNRRVIIEAVRLHGELTRAELARLTALTPQTVSNIVAELEQMDLLTSHQPRRASGRGQPAVPVSLNPASAWSIGIHLDHQTLIVVLVDLAGEVHFRRLILVQKPQPGATFARLAEVLNEIRALPTLDWSRVLGMGVVMPGPFGVEGISSTGPTTLNGWEGVDVAAELGRLSGLPVTLENDATVAAIGERFHGVARQLNSFVYLYIGTGLGAGIFTDGHVYTGHAHNAGEVGHIVVAPNGRPCYCGNEGCLERYVSLQAAYEFCGLDPYRALPEDLLSVDAALFDQWITSILAPLRQAINLLECVFDAETVVVGGMMPAPLLEKVLARLPPLYQSVRGRYLPAQRVKMGMTGTDTAALGAAALPIFDEFNPQFQVLMKAVNTNALFGKAK
- a CDS encoding ABC transporter substrate-binding protein, which produces MKQLFGKAVTARRFRLSLLAAGLFSLSVSTFAASVTVGGANFTESSILANIYASALKKNHIEANTRLNLGNREIIIPALQSGEIDIVPEYLGALLNFYNGKTEATSQQAVSAELAQALPADFTLLNPAPATSITAWAVRAETAEKYHLRTLSDLKPVAPQLVIGGPPELAVRALGLPGLKRVYGLEFKAVKSLDMGGPLTRLALNSGKIDVATVVSTQGNLAKEKWVVLEDDKHEQPSQNVVPLVRKASLTPEISAVLNEVSGKLDNATLIALNQQVDLQHKDPAAVAEQWVNANLTQH
- a CDS encoding extracellular solute-binding protein, translating into MKYHSALRVNACLLAMLVISGSVSAATQINALFMTQAAYSENDIRAMTSDFEKQHPDVKVNLEFVPYEALHDKIVAARGAGGNGYDVVLFDAIWPAEFSRYDLLQDVSSRIAADEREKIFPGAMNTVVYQGKTLGMPWILDTKYLYYNKAMLDKAGIKTPPASWQQVMDDAKVLKDKGIVKYPLVWSWSQAEALVCDYTTLVSGFGGSFYQNGKLDFSTPASLKAVTLMKTSLDQGLSNPASREYLEEDVRKAFSNGDAAFALNWTYMYNMANDPKQSKVAGDVGIVPAPGDTPDKPGAVNGSMGLGIAKASQHPEEAWQYIHYLTSQPVQDKYAKLSLPVWKASYQDPAVAKGQESLIAAADKSLNVMLSRPETADYSRLSNTLQQQLQSVLQGKATPDVALKAVDTSAARLR
- a CDS encoding NtaA/DmoA family FMN-dependent monooxygenase (This protein belongs to a clade of FMN-dependent monooxygenases, within a broader family of flavin-dependent oxidoreductases, the luciferase-like monooxygenase (LMM) family, some of whose members use coenzyme F420 rather than FMN.), whose protein sequence is MPTSPNTDRHPATDGVQPRVHAMSTRHMILNLFFYNPQGDYRFSWRHPDAPEAEIFTLNYYASLARKAEAATLDAIFVADHIAVWDTVPSGLTHYANARLEPLTLLSALAAVTEHIGLMATASTSYNEPYNLARYFASLDFLSNGRASWNVVTSWLEEEAANFGLEQLPRHGTRYQRANEFIDVVTRLWDSWEDGAAIFDKAHGLFADAGKVHHLDYQGEYFRVRGPLNVPRPPQGHPLLVQAGSSEAGKALAAAWSDMHFVFIHSIAEGLAYREEMNQRLRQHGRDPAHFKIIAGVLPVVVNSSEEKAARQQLNEQLMSDQMAIDLLSSYLRMDLSPLPRDQPLPPLPDEESFDGIRTALKLIRQYDPRLTLLELGKLLLQSSDSWLLLGSAEEIAATLTETWQAGAADGFNLMFPLLPGDFDRFVDQVVPILQRNGVMRDRYPPGTLREKLGLPAVENRFTAP
- a CDS encoding ABC transporter permease codes for the protein MIDWSWVIDNHAMIGDLLWQHARMVLLALLFGSLLTGGLLAVTLRWPATAQPLITLCGVLFTIPSLALFILLLPFTGLSLTTSLIGLTLYSLLILLRNVLAGMEKLPQAALESARALGYTRGFRFFDIELWLLLPSLFAGLRIASVTLVGLVTVTALIGQGGLGQLLLAGFNQDFLTPIVVSLVLSLLLSLVFDGLIARLGDWLAPWTE
- a CDS encoding ABC transporter ATP-binding protein; its protein translation is MIKLTHLCKTYPGSAQPAIRDLSLDIDHGEFCTFVGPSGCGKTTILRMINQLDIPDSGDVYIQGVRLADADIIQIRRQIGFVMQSAALFPHRTVAQNIATVPRLAGWSKARIRARIDELVALMSLDSHLLHRYPHQLSGGQQGRVAIARAIAADPPILLMDEPFAAIDPVVRERLQDELLLLQQRLQKTIVLVTHDINEAIRLGDKIAIFQEGGVLAQFDTPDRILAHPASEFVRRFIGPEPNLKRLGMIQVGQLPRHDVPLLDEALTPIASTHPPLASPLRLVLDRQRRPLHWFDPQRGLTLPVERPLASSHSLRFAYSALLDVATGVLVHVDDEGQYQGAVSHTLLQQVLDGAVGVRSHD
- the tdcA gene encoding transcriptional regulator TdcA, whose product is MNTFSLPKTQHLVVFQEVIRSGSIGAGAKALGLTQPAVSKIIGDMESYFGSELIVRRNTGVSLTEAGQVFLNWSEAITREMKNMVNEMNALTNSAVVDVSFGFPSLVGFTFMSEMVHQFKMTFPKARVSMYEAQLSAFLPAIRDGRLDFAIGTLSDEMKLQDLHVEPLFESEFVLVANRARIGNGTVRLASLQHEQWVLPETNMGYYSELLATLQRSGIRRENIVNTDSVVTIYNLVLNADFLTVIPCDMTTPFGSSQFVTIPIKEALPVARYAAVWSKNYRLKTAAASLVEMAKQYSSGQGNRHWQPIEIA
- a CDS encoding ABC transporter permease, whose protein sequence is MTLLLATFHWLTQPEHWLGDEGILLRLGQHLYYVLVSMAVACAIALPLGIALGYWRKGAFVVINLFNLGRAIPSLGLILLCIIVFGFNDIPVLAALIALSIPPILTNTWVGIYHADRPLCDAAIALGMTPWQSLWQVRIPLAAPLILAGVRTALVQLIATAVVAAYAGLGGLGRFLIDGLGQRDIPQVIGGSLVVSLLAIGGELLFARCAGRLVHRRIAAPY
- a CDS encoding fatty acid desaturase → MTEKKTAVYVDDQQRILIRQLARSWLWRSELPTWLLIVTVYGGWFACVAGWQTLGLMPATLLLIWFTTWYMSLQHELIHGHPTRLAWFNQLLGTLPLAVWYPYGIYRDSHLAHHRNHLLTHPEDDPESYYVTAESWQRFSAWQRRLIHLRNTFWGRLLLAPLMDIIHTLNRALRAFREGDRRAIAMWSLHLLLLTGLLTWMAAQGFSPLWFVLAVSYPALALTKVRSFLEHRAADDPLARSVINEAGLPWRVLFLNLNYHAVHHDLPGVPWYALRQLYLHRQTAYLQRNQGFLVRGYGEWRRHFGRRAVAVNAHPGFGEQAQAGGEHG